The following is a genomic window from Caldicellulosiruptor danielii.
GTTTTTGTGTAAATAAAAAAGACTTTGAATCCATTTACAACTGTCATTTAAGTTTTTTCTCTTCGAATTTATGTTTGTTTTACTTGAGTGTAATTAAAGTTAAAAATGTAATCATTAAGCTAATTTAGAAGATAACAAGCAATGCAGGGTAAATTTTTATCTTTGACAAAGGACAAAATAATGCAAAGTTGAATGCAATAAAGTTACCAAAAAAAAAACAATATTGTGAATTGAAATAAAAAACATAGGCTTTAAAATTATAATTAATACTTCCATTCTTGGCAGGAACATATTTGAAAAATGTGGTGGTGAAATATGATGAAAAAAAGAAAAGCATATATTGGTTTTGCAATGACCTTTTTATTGCTTTTCATTACGACATTTTCCTCTGCCAGAGCAGGCTTTTCAGTCAAACACAATGATGAAATAAATGTACTTAGAAGGCAGGTTTTGGCAGAATCGTGGCTCAAGTTGGATGTTAGTTGTTTTGTGAAAAATGGAGAAAAAGACTCACCTACACTGCAATCGTTAAATGAAATAACAAATATCAATGGACCGTATGACATTGAAAAATTTAAGTTGAGCAAAGAGTATGAATATTGCAGGGTATTTCATATTCCAACTGAAGTTAAGATAGCTGAAAATGGGCGTCCATATCATGTTATAAGAGATGAGGTAAAAGAGAAAGTTAAAAATTTGAGATTTAACTCCTGGAAAGATGTTTTTAACACTGAATTTGTAGACAATGGCTGGGCAAGAATTGTATATTACGATAATATACCTGTCGGATACCTTCTTATCGAATGGAATGATGAAACAAATGATTATATAGTGAATCTTGGAGTGTTTGGTGATGATTCGCTGGGCAGGGCAGTAAATAATTTGGAAAAATATCTGACACAGCGGGGCATTAAGAGTGATGTAAAAATTGTCAATATTGAAGAGATGAATTTGTACGCTGTATCAGGGGATGGAAATTGGTGGTGTGCCGGTGTAAAAGGTTACGAAAATCATATATGGGATTTTGATATAATAAAAGATACATTGAATAAAATACCAGCTCAAATTTTAAACGCAATAGAAGAAAGAAGTAGATTGATTAGAGAAGCACCTGAAAAGATGATGATTGGAGGAGAAGATCCTTCAAACACATTGTACTTTGCTGCTGCCAGAAGAGAAAGAGCTAAGAATACTATGATTGCAATATTTTTACTTCTGCTAACCGCTATTATTGTCATATGCTCAAAGTGGAAATTTTCCTATAAATATTTGTTTGGAAGACATCCCGGGAATAACAGAATATGAAATTATATTTGGAGTACGGCATACAAGCAAAAACTCAGGGGAGCAGTCTTAAAAGTAGAATTTGTGACTGCTCCCCTGTTTAATTTAAAATATATTTTTCAAAACAAATCCAGCTCTTCCCATTCCTTTTTCATAAGGCTGTGATACCTGTCTTTGAAGAACTTTTCGTGCTCTTCTTCCCACTTTGCAAGGTGCAAAAGTAAACCTTTGACATTACTGTCATCAACCTTTTCAGAAGCTGCTTTGTAAAATGCTGCAAAGTCGCTTTCAATAAGGTATGCAAGCCGCAGTATTGTGAGGTCTGAAAAATCAGTCTCCAAAATTTTTGAATTATCAACCAGTATGTGCGGGTCTACCATTTTGTTCTGGTCATCCACAACCCATGAGATTGAAGCTGGCACTTCTTGCCCGCCCAGACTTTTTAAAATATTCTCAAGATACCTATAATGTTCCTGCTCAATTTTTACAAACTCTTCAAAAAGCTTTTTCAGATTTTCATCTTGCAGATTGTTTGCATAAAATGAATAAAAATCCTGTGCGTTCTTCTCCATCTTCATTCCAAATTTCAAGATATTTTCAACTTTTGTGCTCATCCTTAGGTCTCTCCTTTTTAAAAATTTTTTGACTTCAAAAATATTTATACCCATTAAAACAGTTTTGGAAAACAAAATTTCAAATATCCAAAATAAACACAAAGGGCTATCCACTGAGCTTTTGGATAGCCTATGAGCAGCTTGCTCTCTTTCTTTTTCTATTTTTATAAAAGTTTCAAATACAGGCTAATTTAAGGCCACAATGTTATATCATTTTTTATGTTTTTGTGAAATAATGATTCTGCTTTGTTTGCATCCCATTTTTCAAGAATTTTATCAAAATATTTGTCAGTATTGTATAAAGGATTATATTTATCAGATATTAAATTACCATTTTCAAATATTACATTTTTTATAAAATTACAGTATTTCGATAGTTCATTGTAGATATCTTCGGTTGTTAAGGTTTTAAATTTATTAGCATCAAGCTGAATAACAATAGGTTTACCTTCTGAAATATTAAAATATATATCATCTAAAAGACCATGCAAAGAGTTGACTGTAAACCAGATAGAAGGAACCTTGGATTTATATTTTCTATATTCAGGATCCATATTACGTAATATAGTTAATATGGATGCACAATTAACTACACTGTTATATAAAGAAAGAAAATTATCAGAAAAAACCAATTTATTATTTTTTTTAATATCTTCCATATACATTGATGTATAAGCATAAATTTGGGATATGGGAAAACTAAATTTAGCAGCTTTTTTTGCGTTATCAAATCTTTTTTTGGTGTTAAAGTAGTTCCAGCAAAAAGCTGATAGAATCAAAGATAAGATAATCAATAAGCAAATAAGTTTGTAATTAAGTTT
Proteins encoded in this region:
- a CDS encoding ferritin-like domain-containing protein, producing the protein MSTKVENILKFGMKMEKNAQDFYSFYANNLQDENLKKLFEEFVKIEQEHYRYLENILKSLGGQEVPASISWVVDDQNKMVDPHILVDNSKILETDFSDLTILRLAYLIESDFAAFYKAASEKVDDSNVKGLLLHLAKWEEEHEKFFKDRYHSLMKKEWEELDLF